From a region of the Geothrix sp. 21YS21S-2 genome:
- a CDS encoding ferritin, translating to MISPKMQAALNTQINLEQFSAQLYLAMSAHCDALSFKGFAHWLRIQAGEETAHAMKLIQFVLDRNGRLELHPIAAPPTDFGGVIQVFEKTLEHEKGITGKINALFELARSEKDYASEITLQWYVTEQVEEEANVGQIVDHLRAVGDQGGGIWYLDSRMGKRVAK from the coding sequence ATGATCAGCCCGAAGATGCAGGCCGCCCTCAACACCCAGATCAACCTGGAGCAGTTCTCCGCCCAGCTGTATCTGGCCATGAGCGCGCACTGCGACGCACTCAGCTTCAAGGGCTTCGCCCACTGGCTGCGGATTCAGGCAGGCGAGGAAACGGCGCACGCCATGAAGCTCATCCAGTTCGTGCTGGACCGCAACGGCAGGCTGGAGCTCCACCCCATCGCGGCGCCCCCGACCGACTTCGGCGGCGTGATCCAGGTCTTCGAGAAGACCCTCGAGCACGAGAAGGGGATCACCGGGAAGATCAATGCCCTGTTCGAACTGGCCCGGTCGGAGAAGGACTACGCCAGCGAGATCACCCTCCAGTGGTACGTCACCGAGCAGGTGGAGGAGGAAGCGAATGTCGGCCAGATCGTGGACCACCTGCGCGCCGTGGGCGACCAGGGGGGCGGCATCTGGTACCTGGACTCCCGCATGGGCAAGCGGGTGGCCAAGTAG
- the dmeF gene encoding CDF family Co(II)/Ni(II) efflux transporter DmeF → MSGESDSLALHTHLFDQGNQAGERGTRLVMAITALMMAVEIVAGWRFNSMALLADGWHMSSHAVAIGVSALAYALARRHAGDRRFAFGTWKIEILGGFASALFLLGVAAWMVLGSAQRLLEPAPIHYREAIAVAGAGLVVNVVCALILGRAHDHGHDHGGGRPAHDLNLRSAYVHVIADAATSVLAILALAGGLAMGWAWLDPVMGFAGAVLVAVWAVGLLRDTTRVLLDAEMDHPVVEEIREVAGAHPEWGRITDLHVWRVGKASYACILALEGGPQDLTPAAVRAAVGIHAELVHITVELG, encoded by the coding sequence ATGAGCGGAGAATCCGATAGCCTGGCTCTCCACACTCATCTCTTCGATCAGGGCAACCAGGCTGGGGAACGAGGAACCCGCCTCGTGATGGCCATCACGGCCCTCATGATGGCCGTGGAGATCGTGGCCGGGTGGCGCTTCAATTCCATGGCCCTCCTGGCCGACGGCTGGCACATGAGCTCCCACGCCGTGGCCATCGGGGTGAGCGCCCTGGCCTACGCCCTGGCCCGGCGCCACGCCGGCGACCGCCGTTTCGCCTTCGGGACCTGGAAGATCGAGATCCTGGGCGGCTTCGCCAGCGCCCTGTTCCTGCTCGGCGTGGCGGCCTGGATGGTCCTGGGCTCCGCGCAGCGGCTGCTCGAGCCCGCCCCCATCCACTACCGCGAGGCCATCGCCGTGGCCGGGGCGGGCCTCGTGGTGAACGTCGTCTGCGCCCTCATCCTGGGCCGGGCCCACGACCACGGCCACGACCATGGCGGGGGCCGCCCCGCCCACGACCTGAACCTCCGCTCGGCCTACGTCCACGTCATCGCCGACGCGGCCACCTCGGTGCTGGCCATCCTGGCCCTGGCCGGGGGCCTGGCCATGGGCTGGGCCTGGCTGGACCCCGTCATGGGCTTCGCGGGCGCGGTGCTGGTGGCCGTCTGGGCCGTGGGGCTCCTGCGCGACACCACGCGGGTCCTGCTGGACGCGGAGATGGACCACCCGGTGGTGGAGGAGATCCGCGAGGTGGCCGGCGCCCACCCCGAATGGGGCCGCATCACGGACCTCCACGTGTGGCGGGTGGGGAAGGCCAGCTACGCCTGCATCCTCGCGCTGGAGGGCGGCCCCCAGGACCTGACGCCGGCGGCGGTGCGCGCCGCCGTTGGCATCCACGCCGAACTCGTGCACATCACCGTGGAACTGGGATGA